From the Anguilla rostrata isolate EN2019 chromosome 5, ASM1855537v3, whole genome shotgun sequence genome, the window GTAAATGTGGTCGATTGCATACTAAAAGCAAAGGCTGTCTTGCGatacatatatttttcaaaGGCCATGTGTGTCTTCCCAAATGGACTGGCTTGCTCTTATGATTGTGCATTCCAAATTGCCAAAGGGGTTGGTATAGatagtaaattatttttttattttattgtattaagatagtataaaaaatgttacattagaATAGCTACAGATTGTGTATTACTGAGTAAAGATTTGGTATTGTTCATTGAAAACTAATTGGAATTTCATTGCTGGATTTCAGGTCAAGAACTTTGGTCGTTCTGGGCGTACCAAGTACACGCATTTGGTGGATCAGGACACCACCTCATTTGATTCTGCTTGGGCTCAAGAGAGTGCACAAAACAGCAAGTTCTTCAAGCAGAAGGCGGGTGGCGTGAGGGACGTGTTTGATCGTCCTTCTGTGCAGAAGAGAAAAACCTAAACTGCAACCATGCAGAGTGAAAGCTCCGGTGAAGACGTGGGACACAATAACTCGACACTCTGTGTCTTGTGACTGAACCACACTCCTTCCAGCTCACATTCATACTGGAAGCCCCCTGCTTGGGATGGGTGGTTACCCTTGACTCACGGACTACATTACCTATAAATGCTTAATTGGTTTTAAGTTGTAATCCATTATTGAGGATAAATGTCAAACAGATATCCATCAAAGAGAATGGGTTTTCAGTCATCGATTGTTccaatttctgtacattttttagtAAATATAAAACCGTTTCATAGCCATTGCagtgaaaataccattttctaATTTGAACAATATCACAGAAACAGTCTTCTGATTTTTCCACAGCtgaatttttttctcctttttttgttaaatatgtgGTGAATTTCTCTGTAAATAATTACTTGTAACAGCCCCTGAAAGTAGTGAACTTTTATTGAGTGATATTAAATTGGAAAAGTAAAAGTAGAATGTCAGCTCTCGTGTATTGCAATGAAAGCATTTCCATACTTGTGTTTTCGGTCAGGACTAGATGCACTTAAAACACATTCCCCATCCAGTCCACTTTGTCAATTAAACCTCTGGACAAATGGTATTTATAGACAGTCCTTGCACCATAGATGGAATAGCTCAAGACAGTCTGCTTGCTGTGCTATTGAGAAACCATTTACAGGCTCTTTCCTTCCCGTTCAGTTAGTCAGGGCGATCAGTGCTTCCACCACATTGCCCATGTGCTCTCTCAAACTGCGTTCAGCTGTGCCTCTGGGGATCTCCATCTCGCTCATCTGCGGAAAATGAGCAGTGTTTTCTCATTCGACATTGTATagaatgcattattttaaaaggtatAACAcctacttttttaaaacaaaatttttctATATTAGCATAACACATCAAGTAGAAATCTTTTAATAGAACTATTTTGGTTGTGTAGGTCACAACCTTAACAGATTTCGCTAAAAATAGAGAACAGCCAATAACAAAACATCGGAAATGAGTAGAGAAGTGATATTGTACTCACTATAAGTTCTACGTCTTCTTTCTTGATTGTGACTTTGGCCAGTTCCTTTTCTCTGGAAaagttttgtttagtttgttaGAAACAACCACAAAGACGGTAGTCTAAATGACAAATTTATAAATGTAGGTCTGAAAAGTTTGATACTGAGATGCTGTGCTCACCTCTCCTGTTTTGCTTTCTGTTCTCTTGATCTCCTGTCGCCAATTACCGACATAGCCTGTGAACTCAAGAATTAAATGCCACTGAGAAATTACATTAAGGGTTAATGATATTCACACATTAAAGCATCAGTCTACTTCAAGCATTTATAAAGACAACGGatgagtattattatttatcaataCTTAACTCGACGAGTTACTACGTCTGAAAAAGGAACCAACAAGTTTAAGACGTTTAATTTTCTGTTAAGGTCACTAACATGACGCGCATCTATCAATACTGTACTACTGTATTCGTATGGATGTTGATAGCGAGCTGGCTTACACAGTACAACAGCGATACCTAACCTAAACGCGAGGCCACTGGCCGGGTTTATACAGTGCCTTAGCTCCGCGTGTTGGGTGTTTTTACCGTTTCCAGATCCGAGCTGGATATTTCCTTCTCTTCGGCATAATCAGTCACCCGCTCCAAGTCAGCAGCTCCACTGTCATGTTTGCGAGGtttttctgctggtttttcagTACAATTCTCCTCAGCATCTAAGTCCAAGTCCACATCCCCTTCCGCGGCCATGTTTGCCTCTTTTCTACCGGAACTAAAGTAAAGTGCAAGGCTTTCTTCTAAATGTCATTCGGAACAGAATTCGTGGAACACTTGCGGCACGTGGTCCAAAGGCGGTGGTGCGCAGTCCTAAAGATAGTGGAGCATTTGAATAAATGGTGCAAGATGGTTAGCTTGAAAATCAACTTGTCAGACTGGGAGAGACTATTGGACATGCATTGAGACAATCTTAGCATGTTAATATTGCATGCATATTTAGGAAGCACGTGGACGTTACGCAGAGTAATGTTCATAATCTATTTGTCGGTTAGGCAATACATTCTGCCGTCATTAACGACTACATAAAGTTATTTTATCCGGTAAGGTAACTTCCAGAACAAATGGCAAACATTTACTAATGATATTCAAAAATAGTGTTTCACCTGTGGGCAGAATATCTCAATTTTGACAATGTTGTTAAGGTAATCCCGTTGCAAAACAGAATTGACTACTAACTCATTTTGTAGTACAAGCAATACGCCAAGCATCCACTCTTGCACTGGCCAAAATCTCTATGTTAAACGGCACCTCGCAAATCCGTCATGCCAACATTTCTTACAGGCCTTACAGGCCATAGacgtatatatgtctatgttACAAGCCACTGCCAATAACAGTTGACTGTGTTTGATTGGTTTGATACGATATCAGAAATAACGCAACGTGTGGTTGCTGTCAGAGCTCACTACCGTTTCAttattacatttgaatttgtttgCCTTTAACGTGACAGCATTGCAATCTTTATCTCAAGTAGCcatttcctccattttcttGCTGGAGTGCTTCACACAATTGAATGTGCGAGGATCCTATCCACCACTAGATGGCGTACACGGCATCTCAAATTCTCAAAAAGTGAATAATCATTAACACAGATAATAATGATTCTTTCGTTTTAACACGTGGATAATCACAGTTGTACGTGCAATATTGTTTGCAACCAAAGCTCTGTCACCAAAATAGAAGTAACAGTTATGATCTTTTTATATGAATTAAATCTATTGCCTATGAGGGAACTAATGTCTGTGCATTGGCAAGTAAATATTCCATTCAGCTAGAGTGGGCAGACCTTCCAGGGTTCCTTATTACACAGCTTTTGTGGAAATGTAGATGTGCGAGGCTGGATTAAAGAGTAAGAGCTTCCCTTACTATCTTTGGTCCATAAGAGGTTTACCCGGTCTTAATGCAAGGAGTGTCACTGTAATCAGGACCTTTCCCCTGTACCCTGAAGGGGCTGTGATGTTTTGTTACCACCAGCAATGTGACCCAATCCCTTGACTTGTCTGTAATTGGCTTTGAAAGATCTATCCTGGTTCCTTGATAAAGGCTACTTGTTTTAATCCAACCCCTTTTTCACCTGGGATACTTGTTCTTGGTAGTGTATATGTCTGGAATATACTATCAGCAGGAATGGTTCTGGAGCTAGCCAGTCTCTGCAGTCCAAAAGCTAACCCTTTCATCTTGGTGTATGACTGATTGCTGATTGCCTGTGGATCTGGAATTTTTTCCTGGCACCTGGATCAGTGTGGAAAGTGATGCGTCGCTGTGTCCGGGCCCAGGTAGGACCGGCAGTCAACAGCTGGAATAATACTACTGTCTGCTGTCATGCGCTTAAAAGTACACTCTACTGTTGTTATGAAACAGTAACTTGCCACAGGTTATCCCAGTTGTAATTcagattacatttctttttatattacattaatttcatgaatgctcttatccagagtgacttacaatgtaGATGTAATTTGGTTAATTAATAGATACAGTGGTATTTATCTATACAGAAATATGGCCATTCATTACTTCCTAACTATGTTCTCAATAAAATCAGATGTCAGATGGAGAAATGAAGGAAGATGAGTATGCTTAATTCACACCTGATGACTGTGTGATAAAGGATACTAGCAAGCAATTCCAGAAACATTCTCAGGAAGTTAGCGTAACTGATTTAGGAATCCATACATTCCTACAGTTTCCTGGAAGTCCATTGAATGTTAAGTTTTAAGTCACAACAAATGGAATTGAATGGAATGGTTTTGATATCattatcagtttttttattcctatttttaaatttagctatTTCCAGGACTTTCATTTGGAACATTATAGACACATGTCCTCCATGTCCATGATTTTTTACTTGACTGAATGATACTCAGAGGATAGTTCCAGTAGAGCATTGTCTGTGTCCAGGCAGGGACCACAGATACAGTATTACGGCAAAATCTCTCCCACTGTCAATGCATCCATAGCTCAGATGGAAACATAGCAGGTTCAGAGGCCTTCCAAACAGGAATACATGTGGCCTGTGATGGTGGCAAGGAGAATTAAGAGTCATTTGTTATCATTAATTTCAGATGTGATTTGGGATTTTAGTGAAGATTAATATTGACATGTGGTTATATTAAATAATCTAGCTCTGGCACGAAGAACACACAGGGGATATGCCTCTTGTGTGCATTCAATTGGTGTGTGCTCATTTAATCACtgaaatccatttattttttataagggACACTTGTGCTATGCATAAATCCCAGCATGTCACTGGATTGTGGTCTGAATTCAGGCTATTTCCTGCAGGTACCATATCTATATATtgttgcttgtgtttgtgtgtgtgtgtgtgtgtgtgtgtgtctttcttaCAGAAGGCAAGAATTTCTTAATATGTTGTGAACTTCATTGTTTACAACATACTAGTAAAAAAAGATTGTGCGTTGGAGACTTTaatagacatttttatttttgacagccAGGGATGTATGGAATGGATTATTATCAAACTTTTGAGGtatacattttcataacatAAAAAAGAGCAATGGAATTTAAGTGAAAGTGCTCTTAACTTCTGATATTTGTAAAGGAACATTgcttatcagaaaataacaattcTCAATTTTATGGAGAATGAAGTTAGAGTGGAATACATGAATTCCAATTAGAGATGGTACATATAAGGCAGGAGTTCTCAATCTCATCCACAAAGGCTGGGGTggctgcaggcttttgttccaaccaagcagttacacacctgattctgctaaacAAGGTTGCTTAGCAAAGAGTGCAGTAGCTGatcagaatcaggtgtgtaactgcttggctGGAAGGAAAGCTTGCagccacaccggccctttctggacaagactgaggacccctgatATAAGGCATGATACATTGACATGGGACTGAGATGactaaaatgtgcattttattttgtaacatttattGGTTGATgaattgattgactgattgagtGTCAGAAGAGAATGCCATCTTAAAAGTTTACTGTTGTCCATCATTCACTGGGCCACATGTTTAGCAGTTGTTCAAACATGCAGGAAAGGAGCATTCTTCTGGATGTATGTGTGAATCTGACGGAGAGAGGCATGCTGTCCTAATACACAGACCAGTTCTCTTAAAAGCAAGATCCTCTAATTGGTTTAGATAACTTCACCAATGCGTGATTGAAGCAACGGGAGATTAAAGACCTAAAATTAAACTCTTTCATTGTGGGCTGGAAACAGCAGCCCTGGATACGGTCTATTGTCTTTATTGCTTTCTAGCTCTGTGAACAATAGGCTGCATTATGCTCAGAGAGTCACTTGCGGTTTTGATTTAGGGAACaggttcttttttatttcaactgtgAATGTAATTTCTTAACATATCATTAACTAAAGTTATTTTTCAGGCTCAGAGGTAGATACCAGTAAGAAATCAAGGAAATATGATGCTTTCTAATATACTCTGTATAGGCATCTATTTCTGGAAGAGACCAGCTTCATAAAGCATATGCTGTCCCCTAGTGTTATATCTTCTAcattaatacaatacaatacaatccCCATTCTGAATGTTTCTGACATCGATGAAATCATTAATGTTTGACCAGGCGTTTTATAGTCATACCTTACTGCCCTgtattctgctgctgcttcttgCTCTTAACTCCTTCAGTCAGCTGTCAGTGTGAAACCTCTCATTCATTTCTTCATTACCTTAAAGCTTCTTATTCAGTTCAGGGGTTAGGGAAGCCTGCTGTTAACCGGGTAACTGGAGGTTTGAGGAAAGAAATCCATGTTGTATTAAATGGTGAACGGAGACAAGCCTGTGATGTGTAATATTGTTACGATTCGCTACAATGATTCGTTATTGTCATTCATCGTAAATGTGCTTTGGGCAAAGGTATagacatttaatattttaactcttttttaaacttgaatCTAATTGAACATTTGCCTTATGCAATAGATTGGTGCTTCTTTATGTTTAATTAGGTTACaatataatgaaattaatatCTGTTAAAAACATGAGACAACAGTCCTGCCATTATATGCGTTAAATGacaaaatttgtattttgtattagaAATTGCCCACTTGGTTCAACTATGATACTGTGCTAGCCGCTTCCTTCCAAAGGGCTATGTATGAAAAATGTGAGGAGCAGGTTAAACTTGTTTCAGCCTGTCTTGAGATAGCCTTGTTCGGCCGTGGTGCTGAAAGCcatttctcactctcccccgcccccacaaaCAGCCTTTCAGAGTCACTCAAGGGCCAGAAagaaatgtgaatgaaaaacacacagcgTGAGGTGCTGACATTCGGTTTTTATGAGCTCAGGAGATGCTCAGACCCTGGAGCACCAGGTCTGtcggtgtttctgtgtgagagcTGCACATGCACTGCCTCAGGTATGCTGGTGCTCCGTCCTGGAGCCTCCGTCTGAATTAATGTGTCAGACTACGGCACAGTGAAGGTCACCCTGGCCGAGGCAGACGCTCAAAGACTCTGGGATTATCCCGCTAGCGCATCTCCATGCACAAAGACCCAAATTTAATCTTCCCCCCTGTTTACTCTCAACTCCCTGTTAAGCTTCAGTTTCAGCCTTTAAGCCCAAAGTGTGTGTTAATGGCAAAGGCCATGGCTGGTCAAATCCTCATTCATCAGGTTACTTTGGGTGTATTGCTTTAGAGTGAAGCACATGAGAacacacccaaaacacacacacacacacacacacacatacacaatacatgcACTGTGCTTGGTATCAGGTCATGATTTGCACAGGTACATTATGCGTTTTCATGTGAATGTTACAAGTCATTCTTTATCCTGTCTTATAAGGATTACCTGTTTGGTGAATAAATAACAATCTATTGAGTTGAACTAGCAGCTGACTGTTTCACTTCTACGTTTCTTAGACTAGCAGAACTGATGAGCATTTTCTGACGCTGAAAGGAATGAAGTAATAAACCCTTGTGAATAAAATCAGTGCTGACAGAATGATCGAGCTTTTCATGTGTTACCACTTCTGATCTTTGCGATAACAAAAATCACAACGAACAGAAACAGATGTGACTCAAAGTATCTCAGATGGTGGGATTTCATGGCCATACATGTGAACTCCCTTATATCATTTCAGAGTGATGAAATATATACAGCACTATAACTGCAGCTgagttgcattttgttttaatttttaattgactAGGTTACccataaaaagcattttcagaatttcattaaatgttaaatgaagaGAGttactaaaataaattcaaatgtattattattattgttgttattattatcattattattattattattattattattattattattatcatcatcccGTCTCTCTTGGTGAAATCCTGAGGATGGCACTGCTCCTGTTTCCGCTGTCTGACATGGTTATGGGTCTTAGTGTAATGAAGGGATTATGAATGTGGCCTATTTCCCTACTGCTCAGACAAGAGTTGGGTAGGAacactggggtgggggaggcgtAAGTACAAGGACGAGGAAAACGGTGCTCCTCTAAGcacaaaaacatgtaaaatcaCATCGTTGGAAGTAATTCCATTACTTTGCTGAAACCGATTAAGGTCTCGGCCAAATCCTATTGTATGATTGGTCTCTCGCGCTACCAGTCGGTGGGGCGGGGTGGTTGGGGGGACAGATGGACCAATGCACCGTGCTGTCCTCTGTGGCTTATCTCCCTGGGTAGAgcgggggcagagggggggagggctgggcaATTTCTGTGACTCATTCCTGGCAGATTTGCACAGGGACACACCGGCACACGAGACACTGGACTGACTGTCCCACTGACTGCGGAATACATTAGCACACAGGGCTCAGGACGCGGAGCGAAATGTGTTTTCCAAGTGTTTTGGACAAAGCATGGGTGCTTGCACAGTGGGGGGGGCCTCTGTCGCTGAGCAGGATCTGACTAATGTTGGGAAAGTGATGACCTGTGCTCCAGCGCTAAAGGCAACCCGCCTAGGCAGACGGAAGACTGCTCTGTGAGAGTCCTCTTCGGTGACGCTCGACATCTCCAGTCCCGCAGGACAGACGTTCATTTGGACGATTGCCGGGATAATATCTCTCAATACTCCTGTTTGTGGGCCCGTCATAATGTCTGACTTGTCGTTGCCAACGCACATAGTGTAAGAAATGATGTAGGAGTTTTACCAGGGACCTTGACTGAACTCCACAGACAACTTAAAATGTCAACAGGTCAATCTCTTCGGCGCAGCAGGCTCAGCAAGTGCTTCCTCAACATGTTGGCCtatcaggtgagagagagacttgttTTAAAAGAGACGGGGCTTGGAGGCTTCCCAGGGCAGACGTTGACCTGGGGAGTACACTAGAGGACTGTGCAGGGTAGCATGATCAGGTGTGAGGTTTCGCATGTgggtggaaagggggggggggtgttaaaaCTTTTATTGCTTACTCTGATACATCAGTGATGCAGGTGTTGGTATGGGAGATTGTTGTGTTTACTGTAGAAGATGACAATGCCACATAGACAAGAGATTGCTTTTGCTTAGAATGAGATTATGTGAATTTCATTATTGCAttctgtgtgcctctgtgtattTTTGGCTGTAAAAACTGCCTCTTGTTCTTTCCTTGCTGTCTGTAGCAGTTTGTCTGAATGGCAAGGTATACCTGTTGGATTTGAGCGTTTCGATATAAGTGGAATTTAATTACTCATGTGGACAATTAGGCAATTTGCTTTCTTGCATGTCACATATTATTCACCATTGCCACTTTCAAATGTCTTATGAGGTTGTTTAGCTGGAGCTGCCTTGATTCAgagaaaatgctaaattatgcgtagtacactacatgaccaaagtGTCTGCACACCTCTTGATCTGGGTCtgattttcatggtttgggcttgtcCCCTTGGTTCTATTGAAGGCAAATCATAATGCAGTGACATTCTAGAATATTCTGTGCtcccaactttgtggcaacagtttggggaaggccctttcctgtttcagcatgacagtgccccctgGTGAGGGGAGGTCCATATCGCAATGGTTTTCTCAAGATCAAAGTGTAAGGACTTGACTAGCCTGCATTGAGCCTTGAcctccaacacctttgggatcaattggaaagctaaCTGCGCACCAGGCCTAaccacccaatcagtgcccaacctcactaatggtcttctggctgaatggaagcaaatccctgcagcaattcTCCAACATATATTATAAGTCTTCCCAGATGAGTGGAGGTTGTAATAGCAGCAAAGGGAggaccaacttcatattaatgcccatagtTGTGgttgagatgttggatgtcaggtatcCACATATTTTTGGCTATGCAGTGTATCATAATAGTATTTTCTTCagcaaaataatattccacATCTAATCTACCCAACCCACTTGACTGTAACCCAGGTGCTTGTCATAGTGTTAGTCATTACATGTGCTCAAATGGCTTCTCAGAGTGTTTGCATAATGAAAGTCTACACCTCCTATTAGTCAGCTACAGTGACAACAATTTCCTTAATGGTCCAGTGAGCAGTGACATGACAGCACTAGTACAGGCCTTATGAGTTCACACAAATTGCATTTTGCAA encodes:
- the hypk gene encoding huntingtin-interacting protein K; protein product: MAAEGDVDLDLDAEENCTEKPAEKPRKHDSGAADLERVTDYAEEKEISSSDLETAMSVIGDRRSREQKAKQEREKELAKVTIKKEDVELIMSEMEIPRGTAERSLREHMGNVVEALIALTN